From a single Micromonospora carbonacea genomic region:
- a CDS encoding HAD family hydrolase translates to MARERATALLVDLDGVLRRWDPAVAAGVEREYGLDDGVLAEIAMHWGRLQPVLTGQVSHADWVASVADALADSAGGPQRARAAVERWQRYRGEVDPEVLAFVREVRAAGVRVGLGTNGTDLLDTDLAALGLTGELDVVVNSSVVGVHKPAKEYFQAACAALETPPARVLFVDDEDWAIRGARAAGLSAYRWDGPSGLRYLRAALAY, encoded by the coding sequence GTGGCTCGGGAACGCGCGACGGCGCTCCTGGTGGATCTCGACGGGGTGCTGCGGCGCTGGGACCCGGCGGTCGCCGCCGGCGTGGAACGGGAGTACGGCCTCGACGACGGGGTGCTCGCCGAGATCGCGATGCACTGGGGACGGCTCCAGCCGGTGCTGACCGGCCAGGTCAGCCACGCCGACTGGGTGGCCAGCGTCGCCGACGCGCTGGCCGACTCGGCCGGCGGCCCGCAGCGCGCCCGCGCCGCCGTCGAGCGGTGGCAGCGCTACCGGGGCGAGGTCGACCCCGAGGTGCTGGCGTTCGTGCGCGAGGTGCGGGCGGCCGGCGTACGGGTCGGGCTGGGCACCAACGGCACCGACCTGCTCGACACCGACCTCGCCGCGCTGGGCCTGACCGGCGAGCTGGACGTGGTGGTCAACTCCTCCGTCGTCGGGGTGCACAAGCCGGCGAAGGAGTACTTCCAGGCGGCCTGCGCGGCGCTGGAGACCCCGCCCGCCCGGGTGCTGTTCGTCGACGACGAGGACTGGGCGATCCGGGGCGCGCGGGCGGCCGGGCTCTCGGCGTACCGGTGGGACGGGCCGTCGGGGCTGCGCTACCTGCGGGCGGCCCTGGCGTACTGA
- the smc gene encoding chromosome segregation protein SMC: MYLKSLTVKGFKSFASATTLKLEPGITCVVGPNGSGKSNVVDAIAWVLGEQGAKALRGGKMEDVIFAGTAGRAPLGRAEVTLTIDNTDGALPIEYTEVSITRRMFRSGESEYEINGDSCRLLDIQELLSDSGIGREMHIIVGQGRLDGMLHAKPEDRRAFIEEAAGVLKHRKRKEKALRKLDAMQTNLNRLTDLTAELRRQLKPLGRQAEVARRAAAIQANLRDARLRLLADDLHTLRATLDREIADESAARERRREVEAEHTEVQGRLGELEAALAEDAPLLAAAQDTWYKLSALSERFRSVEQLARERLRHLTATPDDERPGRDPDQLDAEAERVREQEEELRGALTDDQIRLAEAVEQRQELERQLAAAERELVAAAKAIADRREGLARLTGQVNSARARTTSAGEEIERLAAAHADALARAEQAQADLDAVAEQSTEADRDNADLDDRHAEAVAAQERAQAAARSLADAERAAEKEAATQKAREEALAIGLRRKDGAGALLARAGEVPGLLGSLAGLLTVAPGHSAALAAALGGLADAVAVTGVDEAVEAMRLLKISDAGRAGLLVGSPAGPGMTGGPDALRPKLPAHARWAPDLVECSAELRPAVHRALRDVAVVDDLAAAAELVADNPELRAVTPDGDVVGAYAAAGGSAKAPSFIEVQAAVEEARGNRLAAERSAAELREQLVEARAEVAAAKEAVQHAAAAKREAESHRNAAARRLAELGAAARSAKAETDRLGESRARAEAARQRDLAALAELEERLRLAEATPIDAEPSTEERDQLAAMVPQARQNEMEVRLAVRTAEERVSSIAGRADSLRRQAAAERAARERAAARRAARARGATIARAVAGGAREALARLAVSIARAEEHRDAVARERAAREAELSEVRGAAKRLGAELERLTSQVHRDEVARAEQRLRIEQLEAKAAEDFGLDVETLLAEYGPTQPVPPTQADVAAAERDGLPVPEPVRYERPVQEKRAAKAERELALLGKVNPLALEEFAALEERYKFLSEQLEDLKATRRDLLTVVKDVDERILEVFASAFADTAREFEQVFTVLFPGGEGRLILTDPEDLLTTGVEVEARPPGKKIKRLSLLSGGERSLTAVAMLVAIFRARPSPFYIMDEVEAALDDVNLGRLITLLAQLREKSQLIVITHQKRTMEIADALYGVTMRSGVTQVISQRLNRAEGEQNRPARTAVDGGGAGRGDDERHGRGEEKQ, translated from the coding sequence GTGTATCTCAAGAGCCTGACGGTGAAGGGGTTCAAGTCCTTCGCCTCCGCGACGACGCTGAAGCTGGAGCCCGGGATCACCTGCGTGGTCGGCCCGAACGGCTCCGGCAAGTCCAACGTCGTCGACGCCATCGCCTGGGTGCTCGGCGAGCAGGGCGCCAAGGCGCTGCGCGGCGGCAAGATGGAGGACGTCATCTTCGCCGGCACCGCCGGGCGGGCCCCGCTGGGCCGGGCCGAGGTCACCCTCACCATCGACAACACCGACGGCGCGCTGCCCATCGAGTACACCGAGGTCTCCATCACCCGCCGGATGTTCCGCTCCGGCGAGAGCGAGTACGAGATCAACGGCGACTCCTGCCGCCTGCTGGACATCCAGGAGCTGCTGTCGGACTCCGGCATCGGCCGGGAGATGCACATCATCGTCGGCCAGGGCCGTCTCGACGGGATGCTGCACGCCAAGCCGGAGGACCGGCGGGCGTTCATCGAGGAGGCGGCCGGCGTCCTCAAGCACCGCAAGCGCAAGGAGAAGGCGCTGCGGAAGCTCGACGCGATGCAGACCAACCTCAACCGCCTGACCGACCTCACCGCCGAGCTGCGCCGCCAGCTCAAGCCGCTGGGCCGGCAGGCCGAGGTCGCCCGCCGGGCCGCCGCGATCCAGGCCAACCTGCGCGACGCCCGGCTGCGGCTGCTCGCCGACGACCTGCACACCCTGCGCGCCACCCTGGACCGGGAGATCGCCGACGAGAGCGCCGCGCGGGAGCGCCGCCGGGAGGTCGAGGCGGAGCACACCGAGGTGCAGGGCCGCCTCGGCGAGCTGGAGGCCGCCCTCGCCGAGGACGCGCCGCTGCTCGCCGCCGCCCAGGACACCTGGTACAAGCTGTCCGCGCTCTCCGAACGGTTCCGCTCCGTCGAGCAGCTCGCCCGCGAGCGGCTGCGCCACCTCACCGCCACGCCCGACGACGAGCGCCCCGGCCGCGACCCCGACCAGCTGGACGCCGAGGCGGAGCGGGTCCGCGAGCAGGAGGAGGAGCTGCGCGGCGCGCTCACCGACGACCAGATCCGCCTCGCCGAGGCCGTCGAGCAGCGGCAGGAGCTGGAACGGCAGCTCGCCGCCGCCGAACGGGAGCTGGTCGCCGCCGCGAAGGCGATCGCCGACCGGCGGGAGGGGCTGGCCCGGCTCACCGGCCAGGTCAACTCCGCCCGCGCCCGCACCACCAGCGCCGGGGAGGAGATCGAGCGGCTCGCCGCCGCCCACGCCGACGCCCTGGCCCGCGCCGAGCAGGCGCAGGCCGACCTCGACGCGGTCGCCGAGCAGTCCACCGAGGCCGACCGGGACAACGCCGACCTCGACGACCGGCACGCCGAGGCCGTCGCCGCCCAGGAGCGGGCGCAGGCCGCCGCGCGGTCCCTCGCCGACGCGGAACGGGCCGCCGAGAAGGAGGCCGCCACCCAGAAGGCCCGCGAGGAGGCGCTCGCCATCGGCCTGCGCCGCAAGGACGGCGCGGGCGCGCTGCTGGCCCGCGCCGGCGAGGTGCCCGGCCTGCTCGGCAGCCTGGCCGGGCTGCTCACCGTCGCCCCCGGCCACTCCGCCGCGCTCGCCGCCGCGCTGGGCGGGCTCGCCGACGCGGTCGCGGTCACCGGCGTCGACGAGGCCGTCGAGGCGATGCGGCTGCTCAAGATCTCCGACGCCGGCCGCGCCGGCCTGCTCGTGGGCAGCCCCGCCGGGCCGGGCATGACCGGCGGCCCCGACGCCCTGCGCCCCAAGCTGCCCGCGCACGCCCGCTGGGCCCCCGACCTGGTCGAGTGTTCCGCCGAGCTGCGCCCCGCCGTGCACCGGGCGCTGCGCGACGTGGCCGTCGTCGACGACCTCGCCGCCGCCGCCGAGCTGGTCGCCGACAACCCGGAGCTGCGCGCGGTCACCCCCGACGGCGACGTCGTCGGGGCGTACGCGGCGGCCGGTGGGTCGGCGAAGGCGCCCAGCTTCATCGAGGTGCAGGCCGCCGTCGAGGAGGCCCGGGGCAACCGGCTCGCCGCCGAGCGCAGCGCCGCCGAGCTGCGCGAGCAGCTCGTCGAGGCGCGCGCCGAGGTCGCCGCCGCCAAGGAGGCCGTGCAGCACGCCGCCGCGGCGAAACGGGAGGCGGAGAGCCACCGCAACGCCGCCGCCCGCCGCCTCGCCGAGCTGGGCGCCGCCGCCCGCTCGGCGAAGGCGGAGACCGACCGGCTCGGCGAGTCCCGCGCCCGCGCCGAGGCGGCCCGGCAACGCGACCTCGCCGCCCTGGCCGAGCTGGAGGAGCGGCTGCGGCTGGCCGAGGCCACCCCGATCGACGCCGAGCCGTCCACGGAGGAACGCGACCAGCTCGCCGCGATGGTGCCGCAGGCCCGGCAGAACGAGATGGAGGTCCGGCTCGCGGTGCGTACCGCCGAGGAGCGGGTCTCCTCGATCGCCGGCCGGGCCGACTCGCTGCGCCGGCAGGCCGCCGCCGAGCGGGCCGCGCGGGAACGCGCGGCGGCGCGGCGCGCGGCCCGCGCCCGGGGCGCGACCATCGCCCGCGCGGTGGCCGGCGGCGCCCGCGAGGCGCTGGCCCGGCTCGCCGTGTCGATCGCGCGGGCCGAGGAGCACCGCGACGCCGTGGCGCGCGAGCGGGCCGCCCGCGAGGCCGAGCTGTCCGAGGTACGCGGCGCGGCGAAGCGCCTTGGCGCGGAGCTGGAGCGGCTGACCAGCCAGGTGCACCGCGACGAGGTGGCCCGCGCCGAGCAGCGGCTGCGCATCGAGCAGCTGGAGGCCAAGGCCGCCGAGGACTTCGGCCTCGACGTGGAGACGCTGCTCGCCGAGTACGGCCCGACGCAGCCCGTACCCCCGACCCAGGCCGACGTGGCGGCGGCCGAGCGGGACGGGCTGCCGGTGCCCGAGCCGGTCCGCTACGAGCGGCCGGTGCAGGAGAAGCGGGCCGCGAAGGCGGAACGCGAGCTGGCCCTGCTCGGCAAGGTCAACCCCCTGGCGCTGGAGGAGTTCGCCGCGCTGGAGGAGCGCTACAAGTTCCTCTCCGAGCAGCTGGAGGACCTCAAGGCCACCCGCCGGGACCTGCTGACCGTGGTGAAGGACGTCGACGAGCGCATCCTGGAGGTCTTCGCCAGCGCGTTCGCCGACACCGCGCGGGAGTTCGAGCAGGTCTTCACGGTGCTCTTCCCCGGCGGTGAGGGGCGGCTGATCCTCACCGACCCCGAGGACCTGCTCACCACCGGCGTGGAGGTGGAGGCCCGGCCGCCCGGCAAGAAGATCAAGCGGCTGTCCCTGCTCTCCGGCGGCGAGCGCTCGCTGACCGCCGTGGCGATGCTGGTGGCGATCTTCCGGGCCCGGCCCAGCCCGTTCTACATCATGGACGAGGTCGAGGCGGCCCTCGACGACGTCAACCTGGGCAGGTTGATCACGCTGCTGGCACAGTTGCGGGAGAAGAGTCAGCTGATCGTCATCACCCACCAGAAGCGGACGATGGAGATCGCCGACGCCCTCTACGGGGTGACCATGCGCAGCGGCGTCACCCAGGTGATCAGCCAGCGGCTCAACCGGGCCGAGGGGGAGCAGAACCGGCCCGCCCGCACCGCCGTCGACGGCGGCGGTGCCGGCCGGGGCGACGACGAGCGGCACGGCCGCGGCGAGGAGAAACAGTAG
- a CDS encoding CAP domain-containing protein, translated as MEATGVYGWTDPNDPEGARRRQEPPADEPAWLTDRPAPRSTYLFGDEPDQPSDQRHTSGPPASPADRPRADEPTARWHSPEQPNGQWHSPERPGGQWHVPEAPGDRWHAPERAPDHRYPADRPAPAAEHTRALPVVPGPTGGAATPAAARPAHPAAARRPGTAAGGGEGRHRPTRRLSRPLLIGGAAAAATLVVSLGVAALVLPGGDTPRTDPAAADAPVVAPADPAVPTSASPSASPSPSASPTSASPSPSPSRTAKPAPRPSRTTAASRSNQRSSAPATPRVAAAPGVSAQAKEVVDLVNAERAEAGCGALKIDDKLMAAAQAHSQDQADHRKMTHDGSDGSDVGERLDRAGYAWRAYGENVAWNQQTPAAVMDAWMNSPGHRANILNCSFTEIGVGVANSNGPYWTQDFGTPR; from the coding sequence ATGGAGGCGACAGGCGTGTACGGCTGGACCGACCCGAACGACCCGGAGGGCGCGCGGCGGCGTCAGGAGCCCCCGGCCGACGAGCCGGCCTGGCTGACCGACCGCCCGGCACCCCGGTCGACCTACCTGTTCGGGGACGAACCGGACCAGCCGAGTGACCAACGGCACACCTCCGGGCCTCCGGCGTCGCCGGCCGACCGGCCCCGGGCGGACGAGCCCACCGCCCGGTGGCATTCCCCGGAACAGCCGAACGGTCAATGGCACTCGCCGGAACGGCCGGGCGGACAGTGGCACGTGCCGGAGGCACCGGGCGATCGGTGGCACGCCCCGGAGCGGGCCCCCGACCATCGGTATCCGGCCGACCGCCCGGCCCCGGCGGCGGAGCACACCCGGGCGCTGCCGGTCGTCCCCGGCCCCACCGGCGGCGCGGCCACGCCGGCCGCCGCGCGGCCGGCCCACCCCGCCGCCGCGCGCCGCCCCGGCACCGCTGCGGGCGGCGGCGAGGGACGGCACCGGCCCACCCGGCGGCTTTCCCGCCCGCTGCTGATCGGCGGCGCCGCCGCGGCGGCCACCCTGGTGGTGAGCCTCGGCGTCGCCGCCCTCGTGCTGCCCGGCGGGGACACCCCACGGACCGACCCGGCCGCGGCCGACGCCCCGGTCGTCGCGCCCGCCGACCCGGCCGTCCCCACCTCGGCCAGCCCGTCGGCGTCGCCCTCGCCGAGCGCCTCGCCGACCAGCGCCAGCCCGTCGCCCTCGCCGAGCCGGACGGCCAAGCCGGCCCCGAGGCCCAGCCGGACCACCGCCGCGTCGCGGAGCAACCAGCGCAGCAGCGCCCCGGCCACGCCCCGGGTCGCCGCCGCGCCCGGCGTGAGCGCGCAGGCGAAGGAGGTCGTCGACCTGGTCAACGCGGAGCGGGCCGAGGCCGGGTGCGGCGCGCTGAAGATCGACGACAAGCTCATGGCGGCGGCCCAGGCGCACAGCCAGGACCAGGCCGACCACCGGAAGATGACGCACGACGGCAGCGACGGCAGCGACGTCGGCGAGCGGCTCGACCGGGCCGGCTACGCCTGGCGCGCGTACGGCGAGAACGTCGCGTGGAACCAGCAGACCCCGGCCGCGGTGATGGACGCCTGGATGAACAGCCCGGGGCACCGGGCCAACATCCTGAACTGCTCCTTCACCGAGATCGGCGTCGGCGTCGCCAACAGCAACGGGCCCTACTGGACGCAGGACTTCGGCACCCCGCGCTGA
- a CDS encoding endo alpha-1,4 polygalactosaminidase produces the protein MRIGPPPPGVGRAPRRLLRLLLALTLVTTTYGCRAVVTPPGAPTPWPPGQARHWRWQWQLTGPLDTTVEADVFLLDPVRTTSTETAALRGRDRRLVCQVGVGAYARTDPDADRYPADVGGAAGRSPGTRWVDVRRWGVLEPILADRLRLCRGKGFGAVALADADGYAHPTGFDLDFDDQLRFNRRVAALARSLELSPGLLGDVPQVTALAPDFDFAVDEECVRLRQCAKLLPFADAGKPVFHVEYTGDPDEFCVTTLGYGFASIQKRRALDAWRDACPDAPPAPGRIGTGGD, from the coding sequence ATGCGGATCGGGCCGCCGCCGCCCGGCGTCGGGCGCGCGCCGCGCCGACTGCTGCGCCTGCTCCTCGCGCTGACGCTGGTGACGACGACCTACGGCTGCCGGGCCGTGGTGACGCCGCCGGGCGCGCCGACCCCGTGGCCGCCCGGCCAGGCCCGGCACTGGCGCTGGCAGTGGCAGCTCACCGGCCCCCTCGACACCACGGTCGAGGCGGACGTGTTCCTGCTCGACCCCGTGCGTACCACCAGCACCGAGACCGCGGCGCTGCGCGGCCGGGACCGCCGGCTGGTCTGCCAGGTCGGCGTCGGCGCGTACGCGCGGACCGACCCGGACGCCGACCGGTACCCGGCGGACGTCGGCGGCGCGGCCGGCCGGTCGCCCGGCACCCGGTGGGTGGACGTGCGGCGGTGGGGGGTGCTGGAGCCGATCCTGGCCGACCGGCTCCGGCTGTGCCGGGGCAAGGGCTTCGGGGCGGTCGCCCTCGCCGACGCCGACGGCTACGCCCACCCGACCGGCTTCGACCTGGACTTCGACGACCAGTTGCGGTTCAACCGGCGGGTCGCCGCCCTGGCCCGCTCGCTGGAGCTGTCCCCCGGACTGCTCGGGGACGTGCCGCAGGTGACCGCGCTCGCGCCGGACTTCGACTTCGCCGTCGACGAGGAGTGCGTCCGGCTGCGCCAGTGCGCCAAGCTGCTGCCGTTCGCCGACGCCGGCAAGCCGGTGTTCCACGTCGAATACACGGGCGACCCCGACGAGTTCTGCGTGACCACCCTCGGGTACGGCTTCGCCTCCATCCAGAAGCGGCGCGCGCTGGACGCGTGGCGGGACGCCTGCCCGGACGCCCCGCCGGCCCCCGGCCGCATCGGAACCGGCGGCGACTGA
- the mutM gene encoding bifunctional DNA-formamidopyrimidine glycosylase/DNA-(apurinic or apyrimidinic site) lyase produces the protein MPELPEVETVRQGLAQWVTGRRIAGVEVRHPRAVRRHLAGPAHFADVLAGRTVLDVRRRGKYLWLPLDSGDAIVGHLGMSGQLLLQPATAADELHLRVRFRFADDGPELRFVDQRTFGGLAVSAGGAELPSEIAHIARDPMDPEFSDSAFVAALRRRRTEVKRALLDQTLVSGVGNIYADEALWRAKLHGARPTDQLTAPVAQRLLGHVRDVLGEAIKEGGTSFDALYVNVNGESGYFDRALNAYGREGEPCRRCGAPLRREAFMNRSSYSCPRCQPRPRAALRG, from the coding sequence GTGCCTGAGCTGCCCGAGGTCGAGACCGTCCGGCAGGGCCTCGCCCAGTGGGTCACCGGCCGCCGGATCGCCGGCGTCGAGGTGCGGCATCCCCGGGCGGTGCGCCGCCACCTGGCCGGCCCGGCGCACTTCGCCGACGTGCTCGCCGGGCGGACGGTGCTCGACGTGCGGCGGCGTGGCAAGTACCTGTGGCTGCCGCTGGACAGCGGCGACGCGATCGTCGGCCACCTCGGCATGTCCGGCCAGCTCCTGCTCCAGCCGGCGACGGCGGCCGACGAGCTGCACCTGCGGGTCCGGTTCCGGTTCGCCGACGACGGCCCCGAGCTGCGCTTCGTGGACCAGCGCACGTTCGGCGGGCTGGCGGTCTCCGCCGGCGGGGCCGAGCTGCCGTCCGAGATCGCGCACATCGCCCGGGACCCGATGGACCCGGAGTTCTCCGACAGCGCCTTCGTCGCCGCCCTGCGCCGGCGGCGCACGGAGGTGAAGCGGGCGCTGCTCGACCAGACCCTCGTCTCCGGGGTCGGCAACATCTACGCCGACGAGGCGCTGTGGCGGGCGAAGCTGCACGGGGCCCGGCCGACCGACCAGCTCACCGCGCCCGTCGCGCAGCGGCTGCTCGGCCATGTCCGGGACGTCCTCGGCGAGGCGATCAAGGAGGGCGGCACCAGCTTCGACGCCCTCTACGTCAACGTCAACGGCGAGAGCGGCTACTTCGACCGGGCGCTCAACGCGTACGGGCGGGAGGGCGAGCCGTGCCGGCGGTGCGGCGCGCCGCTGCGCCGGGAGGCGTTCATGAACCGCTCCTCCTACAGTTGCCCCCGCTGCCAGCCCAGGCCCCGGGCGGCGCTGCGGGGCTGA
- the rnc gene encoding ribonuclease III encodes MTIDKRRRAPIGHLETAFGVSLDPELLERALTHRSYAYENGGLPTNERLEFLGDSVLGVVITTALFHNHPDLPEGQLAKLRASVVNMRALADVARGLGPDGLGAYLLLGKGEESTGGRDKASILADTLEALLGAIYLQYGLDTAAIVIHRLFDPLMAESAGRGAALDWKTSLQELTAALGLGVPEYRIEGTGPDHLKTFTAWVVVAGNRYGGAEGRSKKEAEQRAAESAWRELTAQAEREQAEAARRERAEQAERERAAAGAADGPVEPGAVNGTDVVGVAGEVDPPGVAGASALVAADGEPADAPAAGEANRA; translated from the coding sequence ATGACCATCGACAAGCGGCGGCGTGCGCCGATCGGTCACCTGGAGACCGCGTTCGGGGTCTCGCTGGACCCGGAGCTGCTGGAGAGGGCGCTGACCCACCGCTCGTACGCGTACGAGAACGGCGGTCTGCCCACCAACGAGCGGCTGGAGTTCCTCGGCGACTCGGTCCTCGGGGTGGTGATCACGACCGCGCTGTTCCACAACCACCCCGACCTGCCGGAGGGCCAACTCGCCAAGCTGCGGGCGAGTGTGGTCAACATGCGGGCGCTCGCGGACGTGGCGCGGGGCCTGGGCCCGGACGGGCTCGGCGCGTACCTGCTGCTGGGCAAGGGCGAGGAGAGCACCGGCGGCCGGGACAAGGCGAGCATCCTCGCCGACACCCTGGAGGCCCTGCTCGGCGCGATCTACCTCCAGTACGGCCTGGACACCGCCGCGATCGTGATCCACCGGCTGTTCGACCCGCTGATGGCCGAGTCGGCCGGGCGGGGCGCGGCGCTGGACTGGAAGACGAGCCTCCAGGAGCTGACGGCGGCCCTCGGGCTGGGCGTGCCCGAATACCGCATCGAGGGCACCGGGCCGGACCACCTCAAGACGTTCACCGCCTGGGTGGTGGTCGCCGGCAACCGGTACGGCGGGGCGGAGGGGCGCAGCAAGAAGGAGGCCGAGCAGCGGGCCGCCGAGTCGGCCTGGCGGGAGCTGACCGCCCAGGCCGAGCGGGAGCAGGCCGAGGCGGCACGACGGGAGCGGGCCGAGCAGGCCGAGCGGGAGCGCGCCGCCGCCGGGGCGGCGGACGGGCCCGTCGAGCCGGGCGCGGTCAACGGGACGGACGTCGTGGGCGTGGCCGGCGAGGTCGACCCGCCGGGTGTCGCGGGCGCGTCGGCGCTGGTCGCCGCCGACGGCGAGCCCGCGGACGCCCCGGCGGCCGGCGAGGCGAACCGTGCCTGA
- a CDS encoding phosphate acyltransferase PlsX gives MEPGTARIAVDLLGGDDAPAVVVDGALLAMRADPDLHLLLVGPAEVADELIGALDPAQRARVTVRPVRAAVGMAENPVAARADSTVRTAATAVRDGLADAMVSAGSTGATVTAAALGLGRWPHVRRPALVATLPAVAGPVVLLDVGGSLEPGPATLARHAVLGAAYAAVAHGVVEPRVGLLSVGTEAGKGDRLRRSADPTLAAAPLPCAARYVGLVEGYDIASGLRADVVVTDGFTGNVLLKAIEGAYAMAGGPPPGGGAPRAAALLGVAGTVVVCHGAARGEDVASGIALAAHLWRRRATDTVSVLLGVPGGVGPAAGMALESSAQSGDHTERTTDTEVSL, from the coding sequence CTGGAGCCGGGCACCGCGCGGATCGCCGTTGACCTCCTCGGCGGGGACGACGCTCCCGCCGTCGTGGTTGACGGCGCTCTGCTTGCCATGCGCGCCGACCCGGACCTGCACCTCCTGCTCGTCGGCCCCGCCGAGGTCGCCGACGAGCTGATCGGTGCCCTCGACCCGGCGCAACGCGCCCGGGTCACGGTCCGGCCGGTGCGCGCCGCCGTCGGCATGGCCGAGAACCCGGTCGCCGCCCGCGCCGACAGCACCGTACGCACGGCCGCCACCGCCGTCCGCGACGGCCTCGCCGACGCGATGGTCTCCGCCGGCTCCACCGGCGCGACCGTCACCGCGGCGGCGCTCGGCCTGGGCCGCTGGCCGCACGTGCGCCGGCCGGCCCTGGTCGCGACCCTGCCGGCGGTCGCCGGACCGGTGGTGCTGCTCGACGTCGGCGGCTCCCTGGAGCCCGGCCCCGCCACCCTCGCGCGGCACGCCGTGCTCGGCGCGGCCTACGCGGCCGTCGCGCACGGCGTGGTCGAGCCGCGCGTCGGGCTGCTGTCGGTGGGCACCGAGGCGGGCAAGGGGGACCGGTTGCGGCGCAGCGCCGACCCGACGCTCGCCGCCGCGCCGCTGCCCTGCGCCGCGCGCTACGTCGGCCTCGTCGAGGGCTACGACATCGCCTCCGGCCTGCGCGCCGACGTGGTGGTCACCGACGGGTTCACCGGCAACGTGCTGCTGAAGGCGATCGAGGGCGCGTACGCGATGGCCGGCGGGCCCCCGCCCGGCGGCGGCGCCCCCCGGGCCGCCGCCCTGCTCGGGGTGGCCGGCACGGTGGTGGTCTGCCACGGCGCGGCCCGGGGCGAGGACGTCGCCTCCGGCATCGCCCTGGCCGCCCACCTGTGGCGTCGCCGGGCCACCGACACCGTCTCCGTCCTGCTCGGCGTCCCCGGTGGCGTCGGCCCGGCCGCCGGGATGGCCCTGGAGAGCTCCGCGCAGTCCGGTGACCACACCGAGCGCACCACCGACACCGAGGTGAGCCTGTGA
- the rpmF gene encoding 50S ribosomal protein L32, translating into MAVPKRKMSRSNTRSRRANWKATVVATTACPQCKSPKLPHAACSVCGTYNGRQVLEV; encoded by the coding sequence GTGGCCGTCCCGAAGCGCAAGATGTCGCGCAGCAACACCCGGTCCCGCCGGGCGAACTGGAAGGCGACCGTGGTGGCGACCACCGCCTGCCCGCAGTGCAAGTCCCCGAAGCTGCCGCACGCCGCGTGCTCCGTCTGTGGCACGTACAACGGCCGCCAGGTTCTCGAGGTCTGA
- a CDS encoding YceD family protein codes for MPKHSPSSLNPKAPLVLDTRDLPRRPGALRTLRRVVPAPKDLGVELIGVPEGADLDLDLRLESVSEGVLVSGTVSGRVKGECGRCLREIDDSVAVPVQELYAYENSTTDATTDEDEVGRMQDDLIDLEPALRDAVVLMLPTNPLCREDCPGLCPECGVHWDDLPADHSHEQIDPRWAGLSQLNRTEE; via the coding sequence ATGCCCAAACACTCGCCTTCATCACTCAACCCCAAGGCGCCGCTGGTCCTCGACACGAGGGACCTGCCGCGTCGCCCTGGCGCGTTGCGTACGCTCCGGCGGGTCGTACCGGCACCGAAGGACCTCGGCGTGGAGTTGATCGGCGTGCCGGAGGGCGCGGACCTCGACCTCGACCTGAGGCTGGAGTCGGTGTCCGAGGGGGTGCTCGTCTCCGGGACCGTCAGCGGTCGCGTCAAGGGCGAGTGCGGGCGTTGCCTGCGTGAGATCGACGACTCGGTGGCCGTGCCCGTCCAGGAGCTGTACGCGTACGAGAACAGCACCACGGACGCCACGACCGACGAGGACGAGGTGGGCCGGATGCAGGACGATCTGATCGACCTGGAGCCGGCGCTGCGGGACGCGGTGGTGCTCATGCTGCCGACCAACCCGCTCTGCCGGGAGGACTGCCCAGGGTTGTGCCCCGAGTGCGGGGTGCACTGGGACGATCTGCCGGCCGACCACAGTCACGAGCAGATCGACCCGCGTTGGGCGGGCCTGTCGCAACTGAACCGTACAGAGGAGTAG
- the coaD gene encoding pantetheine-phosphate adenylyltransferase, with amino-acid sequence MRRAVCPGSFDPVTNGHLDIIGRAARLFDEVIVGVLINQSKSGLFTVEERIEMLREVTSSYENVRVASFRGLLVDFCRAQRASVLIKGLRAVSDFDYELQMAQMNIGLAGVETLFMPTNPLYSFLSSSLVKDVAKWGGDVSAHVPDLVREALQVRLGPPPRS; translated from the coding sequence ATGAGACGTGCGGTGTGTCCCGGCTCGTTCGACCCGGTCACCAATGGACACCTCGACATCATCGGGCGGGCCGCCCGGCTCTTCGACGAGGTGATCGTCGGCGTGCTGATCAACCAGTCGAAGAGTGGCCTGTTCACCGTCGAGGAGCGGATCGAGATGCTCCGCGAGGTCACCTCCTCCTACGAGAACGTGCGGGTCGCGTCCTTCCGCGGCCTGCTTGTCGACTTCTGCCGCGCCCAGCGGGCCAGCGTCCTGATCAAGGGCCTGCGGGCGGTCAGCGACTTCGACTACGAGCTCCAGATGGCCCAGATGAACATCGGCCTGGCCGGCGTCGAGACGCTGTTCATGCCGACGAACCCGCTCTACTCCTTCCTCTCCTCCAGCCTGGTCAAGGACGTGGCCAAGTGGGGCGGCGACGTCTCCGCCCACGTGCCCGACCTGGTCCGCGAGGCCCTCCAGGTCCGGCTCGGCCCGCCGCCGCGTTCCTGA